DNA from Evansella sp. LMS18:
AACAGTAGTGATCGTAAATCTCAGGCATCTGCTTTAACGTTTAATCAGTCTGAAGCAATATCAGCAGACTCAGATAATAAAGAAATAAAAGTTTGGAAAGCGTCGAGATTAACCGGGGACAATACTCAAAATATCCATGTGTCCTTTGAAAGAGAAAATCTGCGAGCATATATATCAGCCGCTCGGATTTTCCACAAACACCTAAAGGTTAAACAAGGGAGACGATGGAAGACCCAGTATAAAGGTAAGCTGATAGATTTCCGTAAGCTTATGCGAAAGAATATGCAGACTGGCGGAAGAGCGGCGTTACTTCCCAAAAAAGCACGACCTGTTCGGAAAACCAAGTACATTTTGCTCTGTGACAGCAGCCGTTCCATGGCTGATTTTTCGGTGAATTTCCTACAGTTTGCATATGGACTTACTCTTACAGCAGGAAAGGTAGAGGTTTTTCTGTTTTCCAACCAATTAAAAAGAGTTACAAATCAGTTAAAAAACACTAAGCATAAAGAAAATCCGGAATTTATTTTTTCCAGTGAAGAATGGGGGAGCGGTACCCGTATCGGTGATTCGTTTGTTAAATTAACTGAATATTACGATACAATGTTAACGAAAGATACGGTCATTCTGATAGGCAGTGATGGCCTTGATACTGGAAAAACAGAAAGCCTTAGAAAGAGTATGGAAACATTTCAGAGAAATACAGCAGGGGTGGTCTGGTTTAATCCTCTTTTGGCAGTTCCTGGATATGAGCCGGCGGCAAACGGAATGAAGGCAGCACTACCGTATATAGACGCGTTTCTTTTAGCAGATGATGCATTCTCTTTCCGGAAGGCCGCTTTCAAAATAAAAAATCAGGGGTGGCGGAAATGAACGACAATAAACGAATAACAGGGTTAATGGCAGCAGAAGCGAAAGAAGGGAGAAAAACCGCTGTCGCTACTGTAATCCAGGTGAAAGGTTCTGCCTACCGAAGAGAAGGGGCGAAAATGCTCATAGGAGAACAGGGGATACTCGCTGGAATGATTTCCGGAGGCTGCCTTGAGCCGGATGTGGAGGAGACCGCAAAAGCCGTTATGGAGACGGGGAAGCCGGAACTGAAAACCTATCATATGGATGAAGAACTTGTCTGGGGCCTCGGTCTTGGCTGTCCAGGAACAGTAGACATATATATTGAGCCATTTTCCGCAGAGAATGATGAGGCGGCGTTTGGCAGCTGGTCTGATTCTGTCCAAAAGGAGATCCCGGCAGTTTTGTGTACTATTATAAAAGGAAGTCCTCAGGAAAACATAAGCGCTGGCGACCGTTTTTGCATAAAGCGTGAAGGTTTGTATGGAAAATGCCTGAATACTGAACTGGCAGAAAAAGCGACCGAACTTGCTTTAAAAAAGCTTGGCGAACAAAATCCTAAGTCCGGGACAACTGTACTATCAATTGGAGAAAACAAAATTGAAGTATTTCTGGACGTATATGTTCCTCCTCCTGGCTTATTAATCTTCGGTGCTGGCCATGATGCGATCCCGCTGGCTAAAAGAAGCACGGAGTTTGGATTTAAAACTACTTTGGTGGATCCAAGGCCTGGATATAATACAAAAGAGCTTTTTCCCGGATCGGATTGTATCCTCCTCGACCCGGCAAAAGTTGAAAAAGATGATCTCATAATTACTGAAAGGACGTATGTTGTAATTATGAACCATCATCTTGAGAGGGACGTCAAATCACTTGCACTTGCTCTTAATTCCTCCGCCCCGTATGTTGGTGTTCTGGGTCCCCGTTCAAGGCTGGAGAGGCTGCTCGACAGACTGGAGGAAGAAGGTTTGAATTTTACGGAAGACCAGCTGGATGAAAAATTATTTGGCCCTGTTGGCCTTGATATTGGTGCTGATTCGGCAGATGAAATTGCGCTAAGTATTATGGCTGAAGTGCTTGCTGTAAAAAATGGCCATGCAGGTGGTTTTCTCAGGGAACGACAGGCGATTCACCAGCCTGTTAATATCAAATAGAACATGGCTGGGGAAAAATACCCGGTCGCTGCAGTAATTCTCGGAGCAGGAATGTCCAGACGAATGGGAACGGCTAAACAGCTGCTTCAGCTTGGGAAGCGCAGTTTACTGGAGGTTACGATAACAAACGTTCTGCACAGTGGTTTTTCCAGAGCTATCGGGGTAATTGGACATGAAGCAGAACAAATCCAGGCAGAGATACAAATATCTGATCAAAGATTCCAGTGGGCAATAAACAAAGAATATAAAAAAGGCCAGAGTACTTCTCTTTTTACAGGCCTTCAAGAAGCACTTAACGAAGGATATTCCTCAGTTATGATTTTTCTTGGGGATATGCCTTTTATAAAACGGGAAACCATGGAATCTGTGCTGCGCTCAGGGATGGAGATAGGTTCACAGACCGAAAAACCGTTTATGCTGCAACCGGAATATAATCAAATTCCAGGTCATCCAGTCTACCTTGGAAATGTACATGAAGGTCTCCTTCAATTTTTAGCTGGAGACGAAGGGGCTAAAGGTCTTAAGGAATCTCTGCATATATATAAACGTCTCCGAGTCACAGATCCAGGATGTGTTTTTGATATTGATACTCCTGAGGTGTATGAAAAAGCGAAGGGGATTTTGCGAGAGAAAAATTAAATTTTGGCTTGTGGGCAGATGGCTTTATTTGTCTCGTTCAGACTAAGGAATTTGCTGGACAAATGTTGGAGCTAATGAGCAAATTTGTCCAGATTAATTTAGTCTTCGTTTGGCTTCAGTTCATAGGAATAGTGTAACTGTATCTGAAATAAGAGCTGCATTTTTCACAAATAGTTTATGAGAAAAGATAGATTCGAAAAAAGGAACACAGGGTTTAACTATCCTGTGTTCCTTTTAGTAGTAAACAAACTTTTCTTTTAAAGCAGATTGTTTCCTGTTCAGCTTAAGCCAAGTCCCGGTTGAAGTATGTTCATTCGCCCAGTTGGTTTAACAACGGCAGCTTATTCTGGTTCTTTGTACTTCAACTCATCCAGGTTTTTGTCTGTCGAATAACTGATCTGGTAAATATCATTCTTATCTGCCCAATAATGATACATAACCTCTGGCTCGTCTTCAAAAACCACTCCTATATAGTAGGGGTTGAGATGCTTGTAGCCTTCCTCCCGGTGAGGAACGGTGTTGATTGTCCATTCCTCATTTGGAAATTGTTGAGCTAAATATGGTTCTAACAGCTCAACTTTCCGTTCAATTTGTGCATCAATCCAGTAAGGACGTGCAATGAAAAATAGACAGTATGCCAGCACAACAGCTAAGGCAAATGACCATCCAAACTTTCTCCATTTCCCTGTCAAGAAGAGTGAAAAAATTATGATTAGCGCAGTGATGAAACCAACAGCCATCCATTCAATAAGCTCAGTTGGATGCACATAACCCCTCCTGCCGATTACTAACATATCTACTTATTTTGCAATCTTGGGGGAAAACTTTTACAACTAAAGTGTATCACATGTTCTCCTGATTGGTACCTGGATTTCTTCAAATGTAAATAATAACACCGGCCTGTCATATTTCAGAAGCCCGTACATATTTATATACACGGGGGTGTTTTTTTGAACAGGTTAATCATTGGAGTTGCTGCAGTCATGGCTGTGTTTATTTTAGGTACATGGATAGTTTCAGGAGGGCCTGGCACCGGGGCGTCATCTGCGGATTCTGAAAGTGAGGAAGTGTCGGAACAGGATTTAGTTGAGGAATTAAGGAGCCTTACGATTACATTGCAGGAAGGTCTGGATTTTGACGGCCAGATTGGAGACATAGAAATAGGGTATGAAGAGCATATTACTATCCACACATTACTGGATGGCAGCGGGGATGACACGAGCGAGATAGCGGAAGAAATAAAATCCGCTGTAGAGAGCATTTTAGAGGCAAAAAAGCAGGAGTTAATGTCTGATATCAGTTTATATAAAATTAATATCAGAGATAAAGATGGAAAAGTGATAGGAGAATAATCAACTATGATTATCAAGCTGAAAAATTCAGCAAGTTGCACTTATAAATGATATGCTGTAAACAAAACATTCAGGAGGAATAAGCCAATGGAAGTTTACCAGGCATCATTGGAGGATTTAGAAGAAGTGTCCCGGTTATTTAACCTGTACCGGATATTTTACGAACAGCCATCCGACAGAGCCGGCGCAGAAGATTTCATAGAAGAGCGGCTCACGCAGAAGGATTCTGTCATCTTTGTCATAAAGGAAAAAGACAGGTACTTAGGATTTACCCAGCTATATCCTTCGTTTTCCTCGGTTTCTATGGAAAAGACGTGGATCTTAAATGACTTATTTGTCGCAGAAGAGGCGCGGAAACAGGGAGCAGGGGAACTGCTTATGAACAAAGCGCGGGAATTTGCTAAAGAAACAGGGGCAAAGAGCATCAGCCTCAGCACCGCTTATAACAATTATTCCGCCCAGCGTTTATATGAAAAACTCGGTTACAAGCGTGATGAGCAATTCTTCCATTACGAACTTTCTCTGAAATGAAACAAGACTGCGAACAGCGGTCTTTTTTTTTGTGGAGAAAAAGAGCAATAATTTTATACTGGCAGGAAGGTATTGTCAATCAGCCACAGTCCCGGAAAAAATATTTATTTTACAGGGCTAAAGACCGGAGGAAGAATCTTACAGTGCGTGGAATAATTTTCAAGGACTTATACTTATAAGTTCTAGATTCAGGGGAGGAGGACTATATTTTTCGCCGGTTCATTCATTAACATAACTGAGAGGAAGATGGGAATGGGAAGTGTGCTGAGAAAATTATTAATGATTGGTTTGTTGTTCGGTTTAATCGCTGGGCTTGCTGTAAATACAATGGCTGCTTCAGGTACCAGCCAAATTGGAAGTGGACACGCTGTAGAAAGTGCAGGCAAGGTAAAACAAGACGGAAGGGGATTAAAGAATTCGTCCTTGCTGATCCAGTCTAAAGGCCCTGCTACGGAATCTTATCATGTGAATACGGACGAAGGAGGGAATCTACGTTCTTCTCTTCCTGATGGGGAATATATAGTAAAAGGTTTTGAGGAAGACGGCGTCTGGTACAGCACACATGAATCTTTTTCAGTAAATGAAGGGAAAATCAGCGGAGGTAAAAACGGGGAAATCAACGTAAAAGGTAAAGCTGTTATCAAAGAAAAGCAAAGTAAGCAGAAGCATAATGTCAAAGGAACACTCTCAGAAGGCAGCAAAGCTCTTCAGGGAGAAATAATCGTTGCAAACATGAATGATGAATATGAAGAAATATTCTTTTTACCTGCAAAAGGCAACGGGAATTTTTCAGCCTACCTTCCTGATGGTCAGTATTATATTTATGGCGTAGCTTTGAAAAATGAGTTCTACAACTATGAACAGTTTTTTTACGTAAATGGAAATGAGCTTGTTATTGATGGAGAAAAAGCGCCATCTCTTGATATTTCGATCCCGGAAAAGCTTCATAAAGGGAAGGTGACAGATAGTACAAAGCCTTTTGCTGATGCTGAGGTAGTACTGGAAAGAATCATTGAAGAAGATTATTACTATGAATTTATGCAGTATGTGAAGGCAAATAAAAAAGGGGAGTTCTCGCTGAGAGCACTTCCGGACGGGGATTATTCCCTGAGCATATTTTCAGGCACTTTTTCATCCTGGGATGAAATGAAATTCCAGGTTGCTGGTGGGAAGCTCTTTGTTGATGGCGAGGAAACATCTTTACTTAATATGAAAGTGCCGGATCTGTCTCTTAAAGGCACAGTTCTGGATGGTAAAAAAGGTGCCGGATACGTGTACCTGGAAATAGAGAAGCTTTCAGAGGATGGTTATCCGGAAGATTATTTCTGGGTGGCAGCTGACCAGAAAGGTAATTTTTCCTACAGGCTGAAAGACGGCCGCTATAATGTATCCAGCGTGGAAGAAGAGATGAGAACAACTTCTGTAAATGTTTCTTTTGAGGTAAGGGATGGACACATGTTCCAGAACGGAGCGAAAGTTACGAATCTGAATATATCTCTTCCTCCGGTTACTTTAACGGGGACATTAACAGACGGTGACATAATTCATCAAGGTTATGTTGAAATTGAACATGTCTCGGATGAAGATTGGAACACCTGGTATTTTGCAGGAACGGATAATTCCGGGAAATTTTCTTTAAGGCTAAAAGACGGTGAATATAAGGTTTCCTGGGCTTACTTATTTGAAGATGGTGATTCTGTACCTCTTTCTCTTCACTTTGAAATGAGAAACGGAAAGTTATTCGTTGATGGAGCGGAGAAAAAAGTGCTTGAAGTAATCATTCCTCCTGTAACACTTCACGGTATTTTACTCGATAACGGGGAGCCGGCAGAGGGTGAAGTCTTTGTTACATCAGCAGACGGGGAATTATACTTCTGGAAATGGGTGAATGAAGACGGTACCTTCTCTATGCGCCTGGCTGACGGGAAATATGTTTTGCATAATGTCTACCTGTATGACGGGACAGAAGCATATATGAATACGGAATTTGAAATCAATAATGGTCAGCTGTATGTGAACGGCAAATCAACGGACAGGCTGGAAGTAAATGTTCCGCCGGTCACAACGACGGGAAAGCTGCTGGAAGACGGCATCCCTGTTCAGGGGCATATTACTGTTAACTCCCTTGACGAGCACATGCTTCATTATTGGGCAGGCACAAACGAGGATGGAGAATTCTTCTTCCGTCTGCCAGATGGAGAGTATGCGGCAACGTATGTATATTTGTATGACGACTCCAGTTTCACTACGGGCCAATACTTTACCGTGGAAGGAGGGAAACTGTTCATCGATGGCGAGGCAGCTGACAGTCTTGATATAGAAGTTCCGCCTGTTACTCTGTCCGGCACTGTCTACAGTAAAAATAAGCCGGTAAGAGATGGGTATGTCGCAGTTGCAGCACTAGACGAAGAAGGGGAACCGTTCACCTGGCATGAGAACTGGATCAGCTACGATGGAACGTATAGATTCCGCCTTCCTGATGGCAGTTATCTGCTCGAATACGCCGATGCTTTCACAGGGGAAGCCGTTTATTTTGATAAACAATTTATTATTAGCGAAGGTAAGCTTTTTATAGATGGTGAAGAAACAGATTCGTTAAACCTCCATCTTGATACTGGCAAGACAACTCCATAACTATTGATGGGACCTGACCTGGCAGATGCCAGGTCTTTTTTTCTTTTCTTTCATTAAACCTAAAGAAACCGGTATAAAAGAGACTTTTTCTTACATACTTGTTAATACGATGGGTTCTTTATTTACAGGTTCAATTGTGTGAGCCGTAAGAAATCCCATACAGGTTAAGGAATGGAAAGGGGAAAAAATAATGCAGTGTGTGGGGAGTATTCTGTCTTCAGAGAAATACGGCCTGGAAAAACCGATTATTGTACTCGAAGATAAAAAGAGACTTTTAAACTACCA
Protein-coding regions in this window:
- a CDS encoding VWA domain-containing protein → MEAAKIINSTTLPERVQLFARHLREYEVVAGPGEIILFLQAFADTGQGDAENFKTMMRIIFCSRREDLEIFNMLYPLYFSKSGLKNSVDCKRIHLSSKKVEKQSDNPKDEKTQLGKNRSKKEAKQTLESIRLATTVHNTEEHNNSSDRKSQASALTFNQSEAISADSDNKEIKVWKASRLTGDNTQNIHVSFERENLRAYISAARIFHKHLKVKQGRRWKTQYKGKLIDFRKLMRKNMQTGGRAALLPKKARPVRKTKYILLCDSSRSMADFSVNFLQFAYGLTLTAGKVEVFLFSNQLKRVTNQLKNTKHKENPEFIFSSEEWGSGTRIGDSFVKLTEYYDTMLTKDTVILIGSDGLDTGKTESLRKSMETFQRNTAGVVWFNPLLAVPGYEPAANGMKAALPYIDAFLLADDAFSFRKAAFKIKNQGWRK
- a CDS encoding XdhC family protein — encoded protein: MNDNKRITGLMAAEAKEGRKTAVATVIQVKGSAYRREGAKMLIGEQGILAGMISGGCLEPDVEETAKAVMETGKPELKTYHMDEELVWGLGLGCPGTVDIYIEPFSAENDEAAFGSWSDSVQKEIPAVLCTIIKGSPQENISAGDRFCIKREGLYGKCLNTELAEKATELALKKLGEQNPKSGTTVLSIGENKIEVFLDVYVPPPGLLIFGAGHDAIPLAKRSTEFGFKTTLVDPRPGYNTKELFPGSDCILLDPAKVEKDDLIITERTYVVIMNHHLERDVKSLALALNSSAPYVGVLGPRSRLERLLDRLEEEGLNFTEDQLDEKLFGPVGLDIGADSADEIALSIMAEVLAVKNGHAGGFLRERQAIHQPVNIK
- a CDS encoding NTP transferase domain-containing protein, with the protein product MAGEKYPVAAVILGAGMSRRMGTAKQLLQLGKRSLLEVTITNVLHSGFSRAIGVIGHEAEQIQAEIQISDQRFQWAINKEYKKGQSTSLFTGLQEALNEGYSSVMIFLGDMPFIKRETMESVLRSGMEIGSQTEKPFMLQPEYNQIPGHPVYLGNVHEGLLQFLAGDEGAKGLKESLHIYKRLRVTDPGCVFDIDTPEVYEKAKGILREKN
- a CDS encoding N-acetyltransferase produces the protein MEVYQASLEDLEEVSRLFNLYRIFYEQPSDRAGAEDFIEERLTQKDSVIFVIKEKDRYLGFTQLYPSFSSVSMEKTWILNDLFVAEEARKQGAGELLMNKAREFAKETGAKSISLSTAYNNYSAQRLYEKLGYKRDEQFFHYELSLK
- a CDS encoding carboxypeptidase-like regulatory domain-containing protein, which encodes MGSVLRKLLMIGLLFGLIAGLAVNTMAASGTSQIGSGHAVESAGKVKQDGRGLKNSSLLIQSKGPATESYHVNTDEGGNLRSSLPDGEYIVKGFEEDGVWYSTHESFSVNEGKISGGKNGEINVKGKAVIKEKQSKQKHNVKGTLSEGSKALQGEIIVANMNDEYEEIFFLPAKGNGNFSAYLPDGQYYIYGVALKNEFYNYEQFFYVNGNELVIDGEKAPSLDISIPEKLHKGKVTDSTKPFADAEVVLERIIEEDYYYEFMQYVKANKKGEFSLRALPDGDYSLSIFSGTFSSWDEMKFQVAGGKLFVDGEETSLLNMKVPDLSLKGTVLDGKKGAGYVYLEIEKLSEDGYPEDYFWVAADQKGNFSYRLKDGRYNVSSVEEEMRTTSVNVSFEVRDGHMFQNGAKVTNLNISLPPVTLTGTLTDGDIIHQGYVEIEHVSDEDWNTWYFAGTDNSGKFSLRLKDGEYKVSWAYLFEDGDSVPLSLHFEMRNGKLFVDGAEKKVLEVIIPPVTLHGILLDNGEPAEGEVFVTSADGELYFWKWVNEDGTFSMRLADGKYVLHNVYLYDGTEAYMNTEFEINNGQLYVNGKSTDRLEVNVPPVTTTGKLLEDGIPVQGHITVNSLDEHMLHYWAGTNEDGEFFFRLPDGEYAATYVYLYDDSSFTTGQYFTVEGGKLFIDGEAADSLDIEVPPVTLSGTVYSKNKPVRDGYVAVAALDEEGEPFTWHENWISYDGTYRFRLPDGSYLLEYADAFTGEAVYFDKQFIISEGKLFIDGEETDSLNLHLDTGKTTP